A region of Chloroflexota bacterium DNA encodes the following proteins:
- a CDS encoding HEAT repeat domain-containing protein, protein MRIVKLGCLLLPVGAVTVACVWLLSWIPVAPWNARPNMPETLTALLDATPTLEASAPLPTATPNVVFIYQKLSSPDWQDRLTAAWMLPARHDISTRNRVTILAGMLDREVAAPLNAPPAGNPNKPTSTLLKMEFAQMLAGLGQESKPALRQAVLARSGETQEWLVLALGYGGAHEITPRLQDLLHYSTHWDVRMVAAQLLGTLQAHEAIPDLKQALADPFSIQVQQDGSSFSLFPVRERAAAALEQLGVTVQHAGGDTFRVK, encoded by the coding sequence ATGCGAATTGTAAAGCTCGGTTGTCTTTTGTTGCCGGTCGGCGCAGTTACCGTCGCATGCGTTTGGCTGCTGAGCTGGATACCCGTCGCGCCCTGGAACGCCAGGCCGAATATGCCCGAGACGTTGACGGCGCTCCTGGACGCGACCCCCACGCTCGAGGCGAGTGCTCCTCTTCCGACCGCCACGCCGAACGTTGTGTTCATCTATCAAAAGTTGAGCAGCCCAGACTGGCAGGACCGTCTGACTGCGGCTTGGATGCTGCCAGCACGTCACGACATCTCGACCAGAAATCGGGTGACGATTCTAGCTGGCATGCTTGACCGGGAAGTCGCGGCACCTCTGAATGCACCACCAGCAGGCAATCCAAACAAACCAACCAGTACTCTCCTGAAGATGGAGTTCGCTCAAATGCTGGCAGGACTGGGACAGGAATCAAAACCGGCTCTACGACAGGCCGTCTTGGCGAGATCGGGCGAGACTCAGGAGTGGCTGGTGTTGGCGCTGGGTTATGGCGGGGCCCATGAAATCACGCCGCGCTTGCAGGACTTACTGCATTATTCAACCCATTGGGACGTTCGCATGGTTGCAGCACAGTTGCTTGGTACCCTGCAAGCGCATGAGGCGATACCGGACTTGAAACAAGCTTTGGCCGATCCTTTCAGCATCCAGGTTCAGCAGGATGGGAGCAGTTTTTCTCTCTTTCCAGTCCGCGAGCGAGCCGCTGCGGCCCTGGAACAGTTGGGCGTGACAGTTCAACATGCCGGCGGCGATACGTTCCGCGTCAAGTAA
- a CDS encoding TraR/DksA C4-type zinc finger protein, with protein sequence MDALQACLDRLNTMHQHLCPKQVLGVRVAMLAAQWHRIKLPQSDKRMFAFVETEGCFADGVSVGSGCWLGHRTLRLEDYGKVAATFVDTQTGAAVRIHPHPRSRVIAQRYAPDAPDRWHAQLKAYQVMPDAELLVAQSVMLDMGLDELISRHGLRVVCVRCGEDIINEREVRSDDGVLCRACAGKAYYRVQHKAPDNQDMLVTKPGEAMDVVAVRMR encoded by the coding sequence ATGGACGCTCTTCAGGCTTGCCTCGATCGGTTGAATACCATGCACCAGCATCTCTGCCCCAAGCAGGTGCTGGGCGTGCGCGTTGCCATGCTGGCGGCACAGTGGCATCGAATCAAATTGCCGCAATCAGACAAGCGGATGTTTGCATTTGTTGAGACGGAAGGGTGTTTTGCCGATGGGGTATCGGTCGGCTCCGGATGCTGGCTCGGTCATCGCACCCTGCGGCTGGAAGACTATGGCAAGGTCGCTGCAACGTTCGTGGATACACAGACGGGCGCGGCAGTACGCATCCATCCGCACCCGCGCTCGCGGGTGATCGCGCAGCGCTATGCGCCGGATGCACCCGACCGCTGGCACGCGCAGTTAAAGGCGTACCAGGTCATGCCTGATGCCGAGCTACTGGTCGCCCAGTCGGTCATGTTGGACATGGGTCTTGACGAACTGATCAGCCGGCATGGCCTGCGCGTCGTTTGCGTGCGCTGTGGCGAGGACATCATCAACGAGCGCGAGGTGCGATCCGACGATGGGGTGCTGTGCCGCGCCTGCGCTGGAAAGGCGTATTATCGGGTGCAGCATAAGGCTCCTGATAACCAGGACATGCTAGTGACCAAGCCAGGTGAAGCGATGGACGTCGTTGCAGTCCGAATGCGGTGA
- a CDS encoding molybdopterin-dependent oxidoreductase: MSNLNENPIIEPEQIMTRRDFLKASAMLGGSVALASQLNLAWDLLAQNEAEAAKIVEYPYAKPENIIYSVCQQCNTNCGIKVKLVDGVVAKIDGSPYNPFTLNPHLPYKTALKDAATVDGAICPKGQASIQTTYDPYRIVKVLKRAGKRGENKWISVPFDQAVTEIVEGGKLFEKVPGEESRAVTGLRELYALKDPKVAAAMDAEVKKIWAEKDAEKKKGLIAGFKTTFAANLKDLIDPDHPDLGPKNNQMCFMWGRLKGGRSDFINRFARDGFGSTNTHGHTTVCQGSLYFSGKAMSEQFSAGSFTGGEKFYWQADVENSEFVIFVGASPFEGNYGPSNRVPRITEGLVSGRLKYVVIDPRLSKVASKAWKWMPNKPGTEAAIAMALIRYLIDNKKYDEKFLRAANKAGAAAVGEPSWTNATWLIKLDASGAPTVFVRASEVGLATKDKGKDKDGKEIDVWKVGAAEFTVDPLVVYDGKALVAFDPNDDKQAVTGELVVDSGVAGSALKVKTSFMVIKESAEAKTFEQYAEEAGLSARDLEEVAFEFAKHGKKAVADIHRGVSQHTNGFYNVLAWNTLNTLKGNYDWKGGFVRVSTYDAVGSKAGGPYDLAKLTPNKQYPFGISIIRHDVKYDETTMFAGYPAKRNWYPLASDIYQELIPSMGDAYPYPVKALFIYMGSPIYSLPAGNTNIDILSDPNKIPLVIANDIVIGETSMYADYIFPDLTNLERWEFAGSHPNMTVKQQPVRQPTIAPLIETVKVYGREQPISLESLILGIAEKLNLPNFGPNGFGEGKSLTHMDDLYIKMVANLGFGEKSDGTDAVPDADDEEMRLFLEARKHLSKSVFDVERWKSIAGDAHWRKTVFVLNRGGRFQDYAKIYDGEKVANKYGKLINLFQEKTAKLKHAITGKAITAYPTYIPPYLDIQGKPLTEEDEKAGFDLKMITYREISMTKSRTATNYWLLALYPENAVLMNAVDAKKRGFVSGDKVRITSATNPNGEYDLKNGQKVPVVGKVKVMQGIRPGVIAFSLGHGHWAYGGVDVSIDGTAVKGDSRRTRGFHANATMRIDPYLKNTTLVDSVGGSVVFYDSLVKVTKA; the protein is encoded by the coding sequence ATGAGCAATCTGAATGAGAATCCGATCATCGAACCCGAGCAGATCATGACCCGCCGTGACTTCCTGAAGGCGTCCGCCATGCTGGGCGGCTCGGTCGCGCTCGCATCGCAGCTGAACCTGGCGTGGGATTTACTCGCGCAGAACGAAGCCGAAGCGGCGAAGATCGTGGAGTATCCCTACGCCAAGCCGGAGAACATCATTTACAGCGTGTGCCAGCAATGCAACACCAACTGCGGCATCAAGGTGAAGTTGGTGGATGGCGTCGTCGCCAAGATCGACGGATCGCCCTACAATCCATTCACGCTGAACCCGCACCTCCCGTACAAGACTGCGCTCAAGGATGCTGCAACGGTTGACGGGGCCATCTGCCCGAAGGGCCAGGCCAGCATTCAGACCACTTACGATCCCTATCGGATTGTGAAGGTGCTGAAGCGCGCCGGCAAGCGCGGCGAGAACAAGTGGATATCGGTTCCGTTTGACCAGGCAGTCACGGAGATTGTCGAGGGCGGCAAGTTGTTTGAGAAGGTGCCGGGCGAAGAGAGCCGGGCCGTGACCGGCCTGCGCGAACTGTACGCCCTGAAAGACCCGAAGGTGGCCGCCGCTATGGACGCCGAGGTCAAGAAGATCTGGGCGGAAAAGGATGCCGAGAAGAAGAAGGGACTGATCGCCGGTTTCAAGACGACCTTTGCCGCAAACCTGAAGGATTTGATTGACCCGGATCACCCCGATCTGGGGCCGAAGAACAACCAGATGTGCTTCATGTGGGGCCGCCTGAAGGGCGGGCGCAGCGACTTTATCAATCGCTTCGCGCGCGACGGCTTCGGCAGCACCAACACGCACGGGCACACGACAGTCTGCCAGGGATCGCTCTACTTCAGCGGCAAGGCGATGAGCGAGCAGTTCAGCGCGGGATCGTTCACCGGCGGCGAGAAGTTCTACTGGCAGGCGGACGTGGAGAATAGCGAGTTTGTTATCTTTGTGGGCGCCTCGCCGTTCGAGGGCAACTACGGCCCGAGCAACCGCGTGCCGCGCATCACCGAGGGGTTGGTGAGCGGGCGCTTGAAGTATGTGGTGATCGACCCGCGCCTGTCCAAGGTCGCGTCCAAGGCGTGGAAGTGGATGCCAAACAAGCCGGGCACCGAAGCGGCGATTGCCATGGCACTCATCCGCTACCTGATCGACAACAAGAAATACGACGAGAAGTTCCTGCGCGCCGCGAACAAGGCCGGCGCCGCGGCCGTCGGAGAGCCATCGTGGACCAATGCGACCTGGCTCATCAAACTAGATGCGAGTGGCGCACCAACCGTATTCGTGCGGGCGTCTGAAGTCGGACTGGCCACGAAGGACAAGGGCAAGGACAAAGACGGCAAGGAGATTGACGTTTGGAAGGTCGGCGCCGCGGAGTTCACCGTCGACCCGCTCGTCGTGTACGATGGCAAGGCGCTTGTGGCGTTCGACCCGAATGATGACAAACAGGCGGTCACGGGCGAACTGGTGGTCGATTCGGGAGTTGCCGGCTCGGCGCTGAAGGTTAAGACGTCGTTCATGGTGATCAAGGAATCGGCCGAAGCGAAGACGTTTGAGCAGTACGCTGAGGAAGCCGGGCTGTCGGCACGGGATCTCGAGGAAGTGGCTTTTGAGTTCGCGAAGCACGGCAAGAAGGCGGTGGCTGACATCCACCGCGGCGTGTCTCAGCACACCAACGGCTTCTATAATGTGTTGGCATGGAACACGCTCAACACGCTGAAGGGCAACTACGACTGGAAGGGCGGTTTCGTGCGTGTCTCGACGTACGATGCGGTGGGGTCGAAGGCCGGCGGGCCGTACGACCTGGCCAAGTTGACCCCGAACAAGCAGTACCCGTTCGGTATCAGCATCATCCGCCACGACGTAAAATACGACGAAACGACCATGTTTGCCGGCTATCCGGCCAAGCGCAACTGGTACCCGCTCGCCTCGGACATCTACCAGGAGTTGATCCCGTCCATGGGCGATGCGTATCCGTATCCGGTCAAGGCGCTGTTCATCTACATGGGCTCGCCGATCTACTCGCTGCCGGCCGGCAACACCAATATCGATATCCTGTCGGATCCCAACAAGATACCGCTTGTGATTGCCAATGACATTGTTATTGGCGAAACGTCGATGTACGCCGACTACATCTTCCCGGACCTGACCAACCTGGAACGCTGGGAGTTTGCTGGCTCGCACCCGAACATGACGGTCAAGCAGCAACCGGTGCGCCAGCCCACTATCGCGCCGCTGATCGAGACCGTGAAGGTATACGGGCGCGAACAGCCGATCAGCCTGGAGTCCCTGATTCTCGGCATTGCCGAGAAACTGAACCTGCCCAACTTCGGACCCAACGGGTTTGGCGAAGGCAAGTCGCTCACGCACATGGACGACCTGTACATCAAGATGGTCGCGAATCTGGGCTTCGGCGAGAAGAGCGACGGCACCGATGCCGTGCCGGACGCTGATGATGAAGAGATGAGGCTGTTCTTGGAAGCGCGCAAGCATCTGTCGAAGTCTGTTTTCGATGTCGAGCGCTGGAAGTCCATTGCCGGCGACGCACACTGGCGCAAGACCGTCTTCGTGCTGAACCGTGGCGGGCGATTCCAGGATTATGCCAAGATCTACGACGGCGAGAAGGTGGCGAACAAATACGGCAAGTTGATCAACCTGTTTCAGGAGAAGACGGCCAAGCTCAAGCATGCCATCACCGGCAAGGCGATTACGGCGTACCCAACGTATATCCCGCCATACCTGGATATCCAGGGCAAACCCCTGACGGAAGAGGATGAGAAGGCCGGCTTCGATCTCAAGATGATCACCTATCGCGAGATTTCGATGACCAAGAGCCGCACGGCGACCAACTACTGGCTACTGGCGCTCTACCCCGAGAACGCCGTGCTGATGAACGCGGTCGATGCCAAGAAGCGCGGGTTTGTGAGCGGCGATAAGGTTCGCATCACGTCGGCCACGAATCCGAATGGCGAATATGATTTGAAGAACGGTCAGAAGGTGCCCGTGGTTGGGAAAGTGAAGGTGATGCAGGGGATTCGTCCTGGAGTAATTGCTTTCTCACTTGGGCATGGGCACTGGGCCTATGGCGGCGTGGATGTTTCGATTGACGGCACCGCCGTCAAGGGCGACTCGCGGCGTACCCGCGGATTCCACGCCAACGCCACCATGCGCATCGATCCGTACCTGAAGAACACGACGCTGGTCGACTCGGTCGGCGGCAGCGTGGTCTTCTATGATTCACTGGTCAAGGTGACCAAGGCGTAG
- a CDS encoding transposase — MFTLRICLGHSTCSIAFAKLNSTQGLVLSLDRATVHTADASQALAAKLHIELRWLPTACPELNVMDCLWRHGKDHIVANEPTPILDNTVSMVISYLDSLSAHERLTKAGVFAEHFWLADVRNARLSN; from the coding sequence GTGTTCACGCTTCGGATCTGCCTTGGACATAGCACCTGTTCCATTGCTTTTGCGAAACTCAATAGCACACAGGGTCTGGTCCTATCTCTGGATCGCGCGACGGTACATACCGCGGATGCGAGTCAGGCGCTAGCGGCTAAACTGCACATTGAATTGCGCTGGTTACCAACGGCCTGTCCCGAATTGAATGTGATGGATTGCTTGTGGCGACACGGCAAGGATCACATTGTGGCCAATGAGCCAACGCCCATTCTGGACAACACGGTCAGCATGGTCATCTCGTATCTGGACTCCCTCAGCGCTCACGAGCGCTTGACCAAGGCCGGTGTGTTTGCCGAGCACTTTTGGTTGGCCGATGTGCGCAATGCTCGTCTGTCAAATTAA
- a CDS encoding transposase, producing MTALAIAPNRKHIALYLRFQRRNFKAPAVQQFVQHLLRHIRGPIVLLWDSARIHRDARVFAWCEYHPRLHVEHFPGYAPELNPAEYVWCQSDSVLANSLVEDLANLHSRLSTTRRRLAHSHELLWACVHASDLPWT from the coding sequence ATTACCGCCCTGGCGATCGCGCCCAATCGGAAACACATCGCGCTCTACCTGCGCTTTCAGCGACGCAACTTCAAGGCGCCAGCCGTCCAGCAGTTTGTGCAGCATCTACTTCGGCACATTCGCGGCCCCATCGTCTTGTTATGGGATAGTGCCCGCATTCATCGAGACGCCCGTGTTTTCGCGTGGTGCGAATACCATCCGCGCTTGCACGTGGAGCATTTCCCCGGCTACGCGCCGGAACTCAATCCAGCGGAATACGTCTGGTGCCAATCCGATTCCGTGCTGGCCAACAGTCTCGTGGAGGATCTGGCCAACTTGCATTCGAGGCTATCCACCACAAGGCGACGCTTGGCTCATTCACACGAGTTGCTGTGGGCGTGTGTTCACGCTTCGGATCTGCCTTGGACATAG
- a CDS encoding carboxymuconolactone decarboxylase family protein, with amino-acid sequence MARIPKHCERFQKRYPEVWKAYHELGAAAHAAGPLDARARELVKLALEVGIGSEGAVHSHVRKSLELEIGPDEIRQVAILALPTVGFPRMMAALSWVDDLLDDKG; translated from the coding sequence GTGGCACGCATCCCAAAGCATTGCGAGCGGTTCCAGAAGCGATATCCTGAGGTATGGAAGGCGTATCACGAACTCGGGGCTGCTGCGCATGCCGCAGGCCCACTGGACGCCCGCGCGCGCGAACTGGTCAAATTGGCCCTGGAAGTCGGGATCGGTTCGGAGGGCGCAGTCCATTCGCATGTGCGCAAGTCGCTCGAATTGGAGATCGGACCCGACGAGATTCGCCAGGTGGCCATCCTGGCGTTACCGACGGTCGGGTTCCCGCGCATGATGGCGGCGCTCTCATGGGTGGACGACCTGCTGGACGACAAGGGGTGA
- the nrfD gene encoding polysulfide reductase NrfD produces MKIFERALWVVAIVGFIAGGYGMYDRIVNGHVNAAYGSYVPWGLWVGAYIYLVGVSAGAFLISALVYAFGVKKLEGIGKLALFTAVVALGISMFSIWLDLGHPERALRMITNTNFTSMMGWMIWLYSLYFVLLITELWFAMRADFVVWSERKDFAGTLARILTFGRNDPSPAAAARDRSILRVLGTLGVPLAIAFHGGVGSLFGVVGARPYWNSGLTPIMFLLGALLSGGALLTFITYVFGPNRGSAEHKQTVLFLGKIVFGLLLLDAMLEWSEYSIALYTSIPAEAASMQLVLFGPFAWVFWGVHVGLGVVVPLVLLTWQNKSPLWAGVAGLLIAVTFMSVRLNIVIPGLAVPELHGLKEAFSGPGLGFDYFPTLTEWLLQIWIVSLGVLVFLTGYHLLPIVTAHLEARRG; encoded by the coding sequence ATGAAGATCTTTGAGAGAGCACTGTGGGTCGTCGCCATTGTCGGCTTCATCGCCGGCGGCTACGGCATGTACGATCGCATCGTCAATGGGCACGTCAATGCCGCCTATGGCAGTTATGTGCCGTGGGGCTTGTGGGTCGGCGCCTACATCTACTTGGTCGGTGTTTCGGCCGGCGCGTTCCTCATCTCCGCGCTCGTGTACGCGTTCGGCGTTAAGAAACTGGAGGGCATCGGCAAGCTTGCGCTGTTCACCGCCGTGGTTGCGCTGGGCATCTCCATGTTCAGCATCTGGCTCGACCTGGGGCACCCGGAACGCGCGCTGCGCATGATCACAAACACCAACTTCACCTCCATGATGGGTTGGATGATCTGGCTGTACTCGCTCTATTTCGTGCTGCTGATAACGGAATTGTGGTTCGCTATGCGCGCGGACTTTGTGGTGTGGAGTGAGCGCAAGGATTTCGCTGGTACGCTCGCGCGCATCCTGACTTTCGGACGCAACGATCCCAGCCCGGCGGCGGCGGCGCGCGACCGCAGTATCCTGCGTGTGCTGGGGACGCTCGGCGTACCGCTGGCGATCGCGTTCCACGGTGGCGTCGGTTCCCTGTTCGGTGTCGTCGGCGCCCGCCCGTACTGGAATTCCGGGCTGACCCCGATCATGTTCCTGCTCGGCGCGTTGTTGAGCGGTGGCGCTCTGCTGACCTTCATTACCTACGTGTTCGGTCCCAACCGCGGCAGTGCGGAGCACAAGCAGACCGTGCTGTTCCTCGGCAAGATCGTGTTCGGGCTGTTGCTGCTGGATGCCATGCTGGAGTGGTCGGAATACTCCATCGCGCTGTACACCTCGATTCCCGCCGAGGCGGCGTCCATGCAGCTGGTGCTGTTCGGACCGTTCGCGTGGGTTTTCTGGGGCGTGCACGTAGGATTGGGAGTGGTCGTGCCGCTCGTGCTACTGACATGGCAGAACAAGTCCCCGCTCTGGGCCGGCGTCGCCGGCCTGCTGATCGCCGTGACGTTCATGAGTGTGCGTCTGAACATCGTCATCCCTGGACTCGCCGTGCCGGAACTGCACGGCTTGAAGGAGGCGTTCAGTGGTCCAGGGTTGGGCTTCGACTACTTCCCGACACTCACCGAGTGGCTGCTGCAAATCTGGATCGTGTCGCTGGGCGTGCTGGTCTTTCTGACCGGTTACCATCTGCTGCCCATCGTGACAGCGCATCTGGAGGCGCGGCGCGGATAA